A genomic segment from Mucilaginibacter terrenus encodes:
- the mnmH gene encoding tRNA 2-selenouridine(34) synthase MnmH yields the protein MTKPILINDFLHLHDIVPLIDVRTPAEYEQGHVPGAFNVPLFSNEDRVRVGTTYKQVGREEAILLGFDLTGSKWSSFIKEALIIAPDKRIGVHCWRGGMRSGAMAWALGLYGFEVFLIQGGYKKYRGWVHQQFEQPYKIQILGGMTGSGKTKLLQQLSVTGEQVIDLEDLAQHQGSSYGSMNKLIQPTQEQFENNLAGKLKDIDKKKKVWVEDESLTIGKRSIPNPFWHQMRDAAIIDIKVDVQRRVNSLAAEYGSLDKDFLMESTERIRKRLGPEQTKYAIEAIMEGRIKDFVKIVLVYYDKTYRTGLSKRDISKVSSLELDDTDIATQANNVLNFTINAPAK from the coding sequence ATGACCAAGCCGATTTTAATCAATGATTTCCTGCATCTCCATGACATCGTTCCTTTGATCGATGTTCGTACACCGGCGGAGTATGAACAGGGCCATGTGCCGGGCGCATTCAACGTGCCGTTGTTCAGTAATGAAGATCGGGTCAGGGTAGGCACGACTTACAAGCAGGTCGGGCGTGAAGAAGCAATACTGTTGGGCTTTGACTTAACCGGTTCTAAATGGTCTTCCTTTATTAAGGAAGCTTTGATTATTGCACCTGACAAAAGAATAGGTGTTCACTGCTGGCGTGGTGGTATGCGCAGCGGGGCTATGGCATGGGCACTCGGTTTGTACGGCTTTGAAGTATTTTTGATACAAGGTGGCTACAAAAAATATAGGGGCTGGGTGCATCAGCAATTTGAACAGCCCTACAAGATTCAGATACTTGGAGGCATGACCGGATCAGGTAAAACAAAATTATTGCAACAACTTAGCGTTACAGGGGAGCAGGTAATTGACCTGGAAGACCTTGCACAACACCAGGGTTCATCTTATGGCAGTATGAATAAGCTGATACAGCCTACTCAGGAGCAGTTTGAAAACAACCTGGCCGGGAAATTAAAAGACATTGATAAAAAGAAAAAGGTATGGGTGGAAGATGAAAGCCTTACTATTGGTAAACGGTCTATACCCAACCCGTTCTGGCATCAGATGCGGGATGCAGCGATAATTGATATTAAAGTGGATGTACAGCGACGTGTTAATTCCCTGGCTGCTGAATACGGGTCTTTAGATAAGGATTTTCTGATGGAATCCACGGAACGTATCCGAAAACGGCTTGGCCCGGAGCAAACCAAATACGCTATAGAGGCCATTATGGAGGGGCGTATAAAAGATTTCGTAAAAATCGTGTTGGTCTATTATGATAAAACCTACCGGACCGGTTTGAGCAAAAGGGATATTTCCAAAGTATCATCACTTGAGCTTGATGATACAGATATAGCCACACAGGCTAATAATGTATTAAATTTCACAATCAACGCGCCAGCTAAATAA
- a CDS encoding GDCCVxC domain-containing (seleno)protein codes for MVNSILNSTLITCPQCGFEKQEQMPLNACTYFYECDNCKTRLKPLAGDCCVFCSYGSVKCPPVQDGRSCCR; via the coding sequence ATGGTTAATAGTATCTTAAATAGCACTTTGATTACCTGCCCGCAGTGTGGGTTTGAAAAGCAGGAACAAATGCCGTTAAATGCCTGTACATATTTTTATGAGTGCGATAATTGTAAAACCAGGCTCAAGCCTTTAGCGGGCGATTGTTGTGTTTTTTGCAGTTATGGTTCTGTTAAATGTCCGCCTGTTCAGGACGGACGCAGTTGCTGCAGATAG
- a CDS encoding YnfA family protein, giving the protein MKVIKSLLLFILAGIFEIGGGYLIWQWLKEDKPYWYGLAGAVILAFYGIVATWQTANFGRVYATYGGVFIVLALLWAWKVDGFKPDRWDMIGAGIALIGACIIIYMPRQPVV; this is encoded by the coding sequence ATGAAAGTCATTAAATCTTTACTGCTATTTATTTTGGCCGGCATATTCGAGATCGGCGGCGGTTACCTTATCTGGCAATGGCTTAAGGAAGACAAACCCTATTGGTACGGCTTGGCAGGTGCTGTGATTTTAGCCTTTTACGGCATTGTAGCTACCTGGCAAACAGCCAATTTTGGCCGTGTTTATGCAACATATGGCGGGGTATTTATTGTACTTGCACTCCTGTGGGCCTGGAAAGTGGATGGGTTTAAACCTGATCGCTGGGATATGATCGGCGCGGGCATCGCACTGATCGGCGCATGTATAATCATTTATATGCCACGTCAGCCCGTAGTTTAA